The Pan troglodytes isolate AG18354 chromosome 1, NHGRI_mPanTro3-v2.0_pri, whole genome shotgun sequence genome includes a region encoding these proteins:
- the CRTC2 gene encoding CREB-regulated transcription coactivator 2 isoform X3, translating into MATSGANGPGSATASASNPRKFSEKIALQKQRQAEETAAFEEVMMDIGSTRSPLHSPLDSSRSTRHHGLVERVQRDPRRMVSPLRRYPRHIDSSPYSPAYLSPPPESSWRRTMAWGNFPAEKGQLFRLPSALNRTSSDSALHTSVMNPSPQDTYPGPTPPSILPSRRGGILDGEMDPKVFLFQVPAIEENLLDDKHLLKPWDAKKLSSSSSRPRSCEVPGINIFPSPDQPVNVPVLPPAMNTGGSLPDLTNLHFPPPLPTPLDPEETAYPSLSGGNSTSNLTHTMTHLGISRGMGLGPGYDAPGLHSPLSHPSLQSSLSNPNLQASLSSPQPQLQGSHSHPSLPASSLARHALPTTSLGHPSLSAPALSSSSSTSSPVLGAPSYPASTPGASPHHRRVPLSPLSLLAGPADARRSQQQLPKQFSPTMSPTLSSITQGVPLDTSKLSTDQRLPPYPYSSPSLVLPTQPHTPKSLQQPGLPSQSCSVQSSGGQPPGRQSHYGTPYPPGPSGHGQQSYHRPMSDFNLGNLEQFSMESPSASLVLDPPGFSEGPGFLGGEGPMGGPQDPHTFNHQNLTHCSRHGSGPNIILTGDSSPGFSKEIAAALAGVPGFEVSAAGLELGLGLEDELRMEPLGLEGLNMLSDPCALLPDPAVEESFRSDRLQ; encoded by the exons AGCCCCCTCCACTCACCTTTGGATTCATCTCGGAGCACTCGGCACCATGGGCTGGTGGAACGGGTGCAGCGAGATCCTCGAAGAATGGTGTCCCCACTTCGCCGATACCCCCGC CACATTGACAGCTCTCCCTATAGTCCTGCCTACTTATCTCCTCCCCCAGAGTCTAGCTGGCGAAG GACGATGGCCTGGGGCAATTTCCCTGCAGAGAAGGGGCAGTTGTTTCGACTACCATCTGCACTTAACAG GACAAGCTCTGACTCTGCCCTTCATACAAGTGTGATGAACCCCAGTCCCCAGGATACCTACCCAGGCCCCACACCTCCCAGCATCCTGCCCAGCCGACGTGGGG GTATTCTGGATGGTGAAATGGACCCCAAAG TCTTTCTCTTTCAAGTACCTGCTATTGAGGAGAACTTGCTAGATGACAAGCATTTGCTGAAGCCATGGGATGCTAAGAAG CTATCCTCATCCTCTTCCCGACCTCGGTCCTGTGAAGTCCCTGGAATTAA CATCTTTCCATCTCCTGACCAGCCTGTCAATGTGCCTGTCCTCCCACCTGCCATGAACACGGGGGGCTCCCTACCTGACCTCACCAACCTGCACTTTCCCCCACCACTGCCCACCCCCCTGGACCCTGAAGAGACAGCCTACCCTAGCCTGAGTGGGGGCAACAGTACCTCCAATTTGACCCACACCATGACTCACCTGGGCATCAGCAGGGGCATGGGCCTGGGCCCAGGCTATGATGCACCAG GACTTCATTCACCTCTCAGCCACCCATCCCTGCAGTCCTCCCTAAGCAATCCCAACCTCCAGGCTTCCCTGAGCAGTCCTCAGCCCCAGCTTCAGGGCTCCCACAGCCACCCctctctgcctgcctcctcctTGGCCCGCCATGCACTGCCCACCACCTCCCTGGGCCACCCCTCACTCAGTGCTCcggctctctcctcctcctcctccacttcaTCTCCTGTTTTGGGCGCCCCCTCTTACCCTGCTTCTACCCCTGGGGCCTCCCCCCACCACCGCCGTGTgcccctcagccccctgagtttGCTCGCGGGCCCAGCCGACGCCAGAAGGTCCCAACAGCAGCTGCCCAAACAGTTTTCGCCAACAATGTCACCCACCTTGTCTTCCATCACTCAG GGCGTCCCCCTGGATACCAGTAAACTGTCCACTGACCAGCGGTTACCCCCATACCCATACAGCTCCCCAAGTCTGGTTCTGCCTACCCAGCCCCACACCCCAAAGTCTCTACAGCAGCCAGGGCTGCCCTCTCAGTCTTGTTCAGTGCAGTCCTCAGGTGGGCAGCCCCCAGGCAGGCAGTCTCATTATGGGACACCGTACCCACCTGGGCCCAGTGGGCATGGGCAACAGTCTTACCACCGGCCAATGAGTGACTTCAACCTGGGGAAT CTGGAGCAGTTCAGCATGGAGAGCCCATCAGCCAGCCTGGTGCTGGATCCCCCTGGCTTTTCTGAAGGGCCTGGATTTTTAGGGGGTGAGGGGCCAATGGGTGGCCCCCAGGATCCCCACACCTTCAACCACCAGAACTTGACCCACTGTTCCCGCCATGGCTCAGGGCCTAACATCATCCTCACAG GGGACTCCTCTCCAGGTTTCTCTAAGGAGATTGCAGCAGCCCTGGCCGGAGTGCCTGGCTTTGAGGTGTCAGCAGCTGGATTGGAGCTAGGGCTTGGGCTAGAAGATGAGCTGCGCATGGAGCCACTGGGCCTGGAAGGGCTAAACATGCTGAGTGACCCCTGTGCCCTGCTGCCTGATCCTGCTGTGGAGGAGTCATTCCGCAGTGACCGGCTCCAATGA
- the CRTC2 gene encoding CREB-regulated transcription coactivator 2 isoform X7 — protein sequence MVSPLRRYPRHIDSSPYSPAYLSPPPESSWRRTMAWGNFPAEKGQLFRLPSALNRTSSDSALHTSVMNPSPQDTYPGPTPPSILPSRRGGILDGEMDPKVFLFQVPAIEENLLDDKHLLKPWDAKKLSSSSSRPRSCEVPGINIFPSPDQPVNVPVLPPAMNTGGSLPDLTNLHFPPPLPTPLDPEETAYPSLSGGNSTSNLTHTMTHLGISRGMGLGPGYDAPGLHSPLSHPSLQSSLSNPNLQASLSSPQPQLQGSHSHPSLPASSLARHALPTTSLGHPSLSAPALSSSSSTSSPVLGAPSYPASTPGASPHHRRVPLSPLSLLAGPADARRSQQQLPKQFSPTMSPTLSSITQGVPLDTSKLSTDQRLPPYPYSSPSLVLPTQPHTPKSLQQPGLPSQSCSVQSSGGQPPGRQSHYGTPYPPGPSGHGQQSYHRPMSDFNLGNLEQFSMESPSASLVLDPPGFSEGPGFLGGEGPMGGPQDPHTFNHQNLTHCSRHGSGPNIILTGDSSPGFSKEIAAALAGVPGFEVSAAGLELGLGLEDELRMEPLGLEGLNMLSDPCALLPDPAVEESFRSDRLQ from the exons ATGGTGTCCCCACTTCGCCGATACCCCCGC CACATTGACAGCTCTCCCTATAGTCCTGCCTACTTATCTCCTCCCCCAGAGTCTAGCTGGCGAAG GACGATGGCCTGGGGCAATTTCCCTGCAGAGAAGGGGCAGTTGTTTCGACTACCATCTGCACTTAACAG GACAAGCTCTGACTCTGCCCTTCATACAAGTGTGATGAACCCCAGTCCCCAGGATACCTACCCAGGCCCCACACCTCCCAGCATCCTGCCCAGCCGACGTGGGG GTATTCTGGATGGTGAAATGGACCCCAAAG TCTTTCTCTTTCAAGTACCTGCTATTGAGGAGAACTTGCTAGATGACAAGCATTTGCTGAAGCCATGGGATGCTAAGAAG CTATCCTCATCCTCTTCCCGACCTCGGTCCTGTGAAGTCCCTGGAATTAA CATCTTTCCATCTCCTGACCAGCCTGTCAATGTGCCTGTCCTCCCACCTGCCATGAACACGGGGGGCTCCCTACCTGACCTCACCAACCTGCACTTTCCCCCACCACTGCCCACCCCCCTGGACCCTGAAGAGACAGCCTACCCTAGCCTGAGTGGGGGCAACAGTACCTCCAATTTGACCCACACCATGACTCACCTGGGCATCAGCAGGGGCATGGGCCTGGGCCCAGGCTATGATGCACCAG GACTTCATTCACCTCTCAGCCACCCATCCCTGCAGTCCTCCCTAAGCAATCCCAACCTCCAGGCTTCCCTGAGCAGTCCTCAGCCCCAGCTTCAGGGCTCCCACAGCCACCCctctctgcctgcctcctcctTGGCCCGCCATGCACTGCCCACCACCTCCCTGGGCCACCCCTCACTCAGTGCTCcggctctctcctcctcctcctccacttcaTCTCCTGTTTTGGGCGCCCCCTCTTACCCTGCTTCTACCCCTGGGGCCTCCCCCCACCACCGCCGTGTgcccctcagccccctgagtttGCTCGCGGGCCCAGCCGACGCCAGAAGGTCCCAACAGCAGCTGCCCAAACAGTTTTCGCCAACAATGTCACCCACCTTGTCTTCCATCACTCAG GGCGTCCCCCTGGATACCAGTAAACTGTCCACTGACCAGCGGTTACCCCCATACCCATACAGCTCCCCAAGTCTGGTTCTGCCTACCCAGCCCCACACCCCAAAGTCTCTACAGCAGCCAGGGCTGCCCTCTCAGTCTTGTTCAGTGCAGTCCTCAGGTGGGCAGCCCCCAGGCAGGCAGTCTCATTATGGGACACCGTACCCACCTGGGCCCAGTGGGCATGGGCAACAGTCTTACCACCGGCCAATGAGTGACTTCAACCTGGGGAAT CTGGAGCAGTTCAGCATGGAGAGCCCATCAGCCAGCCTGGTGCTGGATCCCCCTGGCTTTTCTGAAGGGCCTGGATTTTTAGGGGGTGAGGGGCCAATGGGTGGCCCCCAGGATCCCCACACCTTCAACCACCAGAACTTGACCCACTGTTCCCGCCATGGCTCAGGGCCTAACATCATCCTCACAG GGGACTCCTCTCCAGGTTTCTCTAAGGAGATTGCAGCAGCCCTGGCCGGAGTGCCTGGCTTTGAGGTGTCAGCAGCTGGATTGGAGCTAGGGCTTGGGCTAGAAGATGAGCTGCGCATGGAGCCACTGGGCCTGGAAGGGCTAAACATGCTGAGTGACCCCTGTGCCCTGCTGCCTGATCCTGCTGTGGAGGAGTCATTCCGCAGTGACCGGCTCCAATGA
- the CRTC2 gene encoding CREB-regulated transcription coactivator 2 isoform X6 codes for MVGLCPMLTRLALAWPSSRAPSTHLWIHLGALGTMGWWNGCSEILEEWCPHFADTPATLTALPIVLPTYLLPQSLAGEGRWPGAISLQRRGSCFDYHLHLTGILDGEMDPKVFLFQVPAIEENLLDDKHLLKPWDAKKLSSSSSRPRSCEVPGINIFPSPDQPVNVPVLPPAMNTGGSLPDLTNLHFPPPLPTPLDPEETAYPSLSGGNSTSNLTHTMTHLGISRGMGLGPGYDAPGLHSPLSHPSLQSSLSNPNLQASLSSPQPQLQGSHSHPSLPASSLARHALPTTSLGHPSLSAPALSSSSSTSSPVLGAPSYPASTPGASPHHRRVPLSPLSLLAGPADARRSQQQLPKQFSPTMSPTLSSITQGVPLDTSKLSTDQRLPPYPYSSPSLVLPTQPHTPKSLQQPGLPSQSCSVQSSGGQPPGRQSHYGTPYPPGPSGHGQQSYHRPMSDFNLGNLEQFSMESPSASLVLDPPGFSEGPGFLGGEGPMGGPQDPHTFNHQNLTHCSRHGSGPNIILTGDSSPGFSKEIAAALAGVPGFEVSAAGLELGLGLEDELRMEPLGLEGLNMLSDPCALLPDPAVEESFRSDRLQ; via the exons ATGGTGGGTCTCTGCCCAATGTTAACCAGATTGGCTCTGGCCTGGCCGAGTTCCAG AGCCCCCTCCACTCACCTTTGGATTCATCTCGGAGCACTCGGCACCATGGGCTGGTGGAACGGGTGCAGCGAGATCCTCGAAGAATGGTGTCCCCACTTCGCCGATACCCCCGC CACATTGACAGCTCTCCCTATAGTCCTGCCTACTTATCTCCTCCCCCAGAGTCTAGCTGGCGAAG GACGATGGCCTGGGGCAATTTCCCTGCAGAGAAGGGGCAGTTGTTTCGACTACCATCTGCACTTAACAG GTATTCTGGATGGTGAAATGGACCCCAAAG TCTTTCTCTTTCAAGTACCTGCTATTGAGGAGAACTTGCTAGATGACAAGCATTTGCTGAAGCCATGGGATGCTAAGAAG CTATCCTCATCCTCTTCCCGACCTCGGTCCTGTGAAGTCCCTGGAATTAA CATCTTTCCATCTCCTGACCAGCCTGTCAATGTGCCTGTCCTCCCACCTGCCATGAACACGGGGGGCTCCCTACCTGACCTCACCAACCTGCACTTTCCCCCACCACTGCCCACCCCCCTGGACCCTGAAGAGACAGCCTACCCTAGCCTGAGTGGGGGCAACAGTACCTCCAATTTGACCCACACCATGACTCACCTGGGCATCAGCAGGGGCATGGGCCTGGGCCCAGGCTATGATGCACCAG GACTTCATTCACCTCTCAGCCACCCATCCCTGCAGTCCTCCCTAAGCAATCCCAACCTCCAGGCTTCCCTGAGCAGTCCTCAGCCCCAGCTTCAGGGCTCCCACAGCCACCCctctctgcctgcctcctcctTGGCCCGCCATGCACTGCCCACCACCTCCCTGGGCCACCCCTCACTCAGTGCTCcggctctctcctcctcctcctccacttcaTCTCCTGTTTTGGGCGCCCCCTCTTACCCTGCTTCTACCCCTGGGGCCTCCCCCCACCACCGCCGTGTgcccctcagccccctgagtttGCTCGCGGGCCCAGCCGACGCCAGAAGGTCCCAACAGCAGCTGCCCAAACAGTTTTCGCCAACAATGTCACCCACCTTGTCTTCCATCACTCAG GGCGTCCCCCTGGATACCAGTAAACTGTCCACTGACCAGCGGTTACCCCCATACCCATACAGCTCCCCAAGTCTGGTTCTGCCTACCCAGCCCCACACCCCAAAGTCTCTACAGCAGCCAGGGCTGCCCTCTCAGTCTTGTTCAGTGCAGTCCTCAGGTGGGCAGCCCCCAGGCAGGCAGTCTCATTATGGGACACCGTACCCACCTGGGCCCAGTGGGCATGGGCAACAGTCTTACCACCGGCCAATGAGTGACTTCAACCTGGGGAAT CTGGAGCAGTTCAGCATGGAGAGCCCATCAGCCAGCCTGGTGCTGGATCCCCCTGGCTTTTCTGAAGGGCCTGGATTTTTAGGGGGTGAGGGGCCAATGGGTGGCCCCCAGGATCCCCACACCTTCAACCACCAGAACTTGACCCACTGTTCCCGCCATGGCTCAGGGCCTAACATCATCCTCACAG GGGACTCCTCTCCAGGTTTCTCTAAGGAGATTGCAGCAGCCCTGGCCGGAGTGCCTGGCTTTGAGGTGTCAGCAGCTGGATTGGAGCTAGGGCTTGGGCTAGAAGATGAGCTGCGCATGGAGCCACTGGGCCTGGAAGGGCTAAACATGCTGAGTGACCCCTGTGCCCTGCTGCCTGATCCTGCTGTGGAGGAGTCATTCCGCAGTGACCGGCTCCAATGA
- the CRTC2 gene encoding CREB-regulated transcription coactivator 2 isoform X8, producing the protein MGWWNGCSEILEEWCPHFADTPATLTALPIVLPTYLLPQSLAGEGRWPGAISLQRRGSCFDYHLHLTGILDGEMDPKVFLFQVPAIEENLLDDKHLLKPWDAKKLSSSSSRPRSCEVPGINIFPSPDQPVNVPVLPPAMNTGGSLPDLTNLHFPPPLPTPLDPEETAYPSLSGGNSTSNLTHTMTHLGISRGMGLGPGYDAPGLHSPLSHPSLQSSLSNPNLQASLSSPQPQLQGSHSHPSLPASSLARHALPTTSLGHPSLSAPALSSSSSTSSPVLGAPSYPASTPGASPHHRRVPLSPLSLLAGPADARRSQQQLPKQFSPTMSPTLSSITQGVPLDTSKLSTDQRLPPYPYSSPSLVLPTQPHTPKSLQQPGLPSQSCSVQSSGGQPPGRQSHYGTPYPPGPSGHGQQSYHRPMSDFNLGNLEQFSMESPSASLVLDPPGFSEGPGFLGGEGPMGGPQDPHTFNHQNLTHCSRHGSGPNIILTGDSSPGFSKEIAAALAGVPGFEVSAAGLELGLGLEDELRMEPLGLEGLNMLSDPCALLPDPAVEESFRSDRLQ; encoded by the exons ATGGGCTGGTGGAACGGGTGCAGCGAGATCCTCGAAGAATGGTGTCCCCACTTCGCCGATACCCCCGC CACATTGACAGCTCTCCCTATAGTCCTGCCTACTTATCTCCTCCCCCAGAGTCTAGCTGGCGAAG GACGATGGCCTGGGGCAATTTCCCTGCAGAGAAGGGGCAGTTGTTTCGACTACCATCTGCACTTAACAG GTATTCTGGATGGTGAAATGGACCCCAAAG TCTTTCTCTTTCAAGTACCTGCTATTGAGGAGAACTTGCTAGATGACAAGCATTTGCTGAAGCCATGGGATGCTAAGAAG CTATCCTCATCCTCTTCCCGACCTCGGTCCTGTGAAGTCCCTGGAATTAA CATCTTTCCATCTCCTGACCAGCCTGTCAATGTGCCTGTCCTCCCACCTGCCATGAACACGGGGGGCTCCCTACCTGACCTCACCAACCTGCACTTTCCCCCACCACTGCCCACCCCCCTGGACCCTGAAGAGACAGCCTACCCTAGCCTGAGTGGGGGCAACAGTACCTCCAATTTGACCCACACCATGACTCACCTGGGCATCAGCAGGGGCATGGGCCTGGGCCCAGGCTATGATGCACCAG GACTTCATTCACCTCTCAGCCACCCATCCCTGCAGTCCTCCCTAAGCAATCCCAACCTCCAGGCTTCCCTGAGCAGTCCTCAGCCCCAGCTTCAGGGCTCCCACAGCCACCCctctctgcctgcctcctcctTGGCCCGCCATGCACTGCCCACCACCTCCCTGGGCCACCCCTCACTCAGTGCTCcggctctctcctcctcctcctccacttcaTCTCCTGTTTTGGGCGCCCCCTCTTACCCTGCTTCTACCCCTGGGGCCTCCCCCCACCACCGCCGTGTgcccctcagccccctgagtttGCTCGCGGGCCCAGCCGACGCCAGAAGGTCCCAACAGCAGCTGCCCAAACAGTTTTCGCCAACAATGTCACCCACCTTGTCTTCCATCACTCAG GGCGTCCCCCTGGATACCAGTAAACTGTCCACTGACCAGCGGTTACCCCCATACCCATACAGCTCCCCAAGTCTGGTTCTGCCTACCCAGCCCCACACCCCAAAGTCTCTACAGCAGCCAGGGCTGCCCTCTCAGTCTTGTTCAGTGCAGTCCTCAGGTGGGCAGCCCCCAGGCAGGCAGTCTCATTATGGGACACCGTACCCACCTGGGCCCAGTGGGCATGGGCAACAGTCTTACCACCGGCCAATGAGTGACTTCAACCTGGGGAAT CTGGAGCAGTTCAGCATGGAGAGCCCATCAGCCAGCCTGGTGCTGGATCCCCCTGGCTTTTCTGAAGGGCCTGGATTTTTAGGGGGTGAGGGGCCAATGGGTGGCCCCCAGGATCCCCACACCTTCAACCACCAGAACTTGACCCACTGTTCCCGCCATGGCTCAGGGCCTAACATCATCCTCACAG GGGACTCCTCTCCAGGTTTCTCTAAGGAGATTGCAGCAGCCCTGGCCGGAGTGCCTGGCTTTGAGGTGTCAGCAGCTGGATTGGAGCTAGGGCTTGGGCTAGAAGATGAGCTGCGCATGGAGCCACTGGGCCTGGAAGGGCTAAACATGCTGAGTGACCCCTGTGCCCTGCTGCCTGATCCTGCTGTGGAGGAGTCATTCCGCAGTGACCGGCTCCAATGA